Part of the Neoarius graeffei isolate fNeoGra1 chromosome 15, fNeoGra1.pri, whole genome shotgun sequence genome is shown below.
tgtatttcatctgaaaaatgcgagtttttcagcaCGAGAACATAAACTTCTTATCTTCGAGCCAATgtgcgattttctttttattatatagacacattcacaaacaaaaacacccaaatgttcaaaacaattcattgattttgtCATGAGTGACATAGATTCATGTCACGGTTTtgattctccatgtcccggaggtagttcgtatgaaaaatacaactggtgtatttcccagtaaaacaattgtgtccattatatatatatatatatatatatatatatatatatatatatatatatatatatatatatatatacagtcaagctggaaatctgcacacccctttcaccttctccatgttttattacattacagacttattctacaatagattgagttcattttttgtcacaaaattctacacaaaatagcccatgatGGCTAAGTGAAAGcaagtttttagacatttgtgctaatttattaaaaatgagaaagttaaatatcatatgtacacaagtgtgcacaccctttgatatgacacccaaaagtgagctgaggtgcattttgtttccactgatactgcttgagatgtttctacaacttaattggagtccacctgtggtaaattcaattgattggacatgattggggatggcggcacggtggtgtagtggttagcgctgtcgcctcacagcaagaaggtccgggttcgagccccgtggccggcgagggcctttctgtgtggagtttgcatgttctccccgtgtccatgtgggtttcctccgggtgctccggcttcccccacagtccaaagacatgcaggttaggttaactggtgactctaaattgaccgtaggtgtcaatgtgagtgtgaatggtcgtctgtgtctatgtgtcagccctgtgatgacctggcgacttgtccagggtgtaccccgcctttcgcccgtagtcagctgggctccagcttgcctgtgaccctgtagaacaggataaagcggctagagataatgagatgagatgagagatgattggggattgccaatacctgcctatataaggtcccacagttgacagtgcatgtcagagcaaactccaagccatggggtcaaaggaattatctgcagacctcagaaacaggattgtgtcaaggcatagatctggagaagggtacagaaaattgctgcagctttacaggtcccaaaaagcacagtggccaccatcattcataaatgggAGAAGTTtgtaaccaccaagaatcttcctaaacCTGGCTGcccagccaaactgagcgattggggaagatgggccttggccagggagatgAGTAGGAAcccaagggtcactctgacagagctctagcatatccttgtggagatgggagaacctttcagaagatcaaccatccaggcagcactccacaaaccaggcctttatggtagagtggccagacagaagccactccttagtaaaaggcacatgacagcccgcttggagtttgccaaaaggcaactAGAGGACTCTcagaccatgagaaacaagattctatgGTCTGATTAAACCAAAATTCAACTTTTTGGCCTGATTACCAAGTGTtatgtctggaggaaaccaggcacctctcatcacctggctaatgccatccctacagtgaagcatggcggtggcagcatcatgatgtgtggatgtttttcagcagtgggaatggggcaactagtcctgatagagggaaagttgagtgcagctaagtacaccaagatccttgaagaaaacctgctccagagtgctctggacctcagactggggcgaaggtttaccttccaacatgacaacgacccgaagcacacagccaagagaacaaaggagtggcttcggagaaagtctgtgaatgtccttgagtggcccagccagagcccagacctgaatccaattgaacatctgtggaaggagctgaaaatggctgtgtaccaatgctccccatccaacctgatggagcttgcaaggatatgccaagaggaatgggcaaaaatgtccagaaacaagtgttccaagcttgtagcttctttcccaagacaccttgaagctgtaattgctgccaaaggtgcatcaaccaagtattagactaaggatgtgtacagatatgtaacccctaaataacctatttttgtcagtaaaataaaattgcatattttctaaaaacctgctttcactttgtcattatgggctattttgtgtagaattttgtgacaaaaacatgaactcaatctattgtagaataagtctgtaacgtaataaaacatgaaggtgaaaggggtgtgcagactttctggcttgactgtatgtacatgcacctactcattcatagttttttctgtatATCAATAAACTACGAAATAACATATGACAtattatatggaattatgtggttttcatatttttgattcttcacagtagccagcgtttaccttgatgacgctttacacactattggcgttatcttaaccagcttcatgaggtaatcacctggaatgcttttcaattaacaggtgcctcgtcaaaaattaATTTGTGCAATTTAttgtcttcttaatgcatttgagaccaaATAGTAAATAGGAAAtaatataaatacagtaaatatccctatttcacaactgtagtaatccatattatgtcaagaaccgctcaactaagtaaagagaaacaacatccatcattactttaagacatgaagcgtcttttaattcataaaaataaaaacattgaattagatggtgtatccaaacttttgactcataCCGTACATATATTTGCCAGAGACACAAATAACCAAAAATATGAAAGGCAAATACAATCTAATTGAACACGGGACACACAAGTGAACTGATTAACCGATTGCCGGTTGCATGATGAGTATAGTGTTTAATGGCCAAAAGACCTGATGAGTCTGAGGTACAAAACTGATCATGTGTCCTGGAATTCACCAGAAACTATTGAAAGATCATAATAATATCATCATAATATTTCACCGGCTTCACCTCAAACTCTAGTGTGCACATAATAGGTTAATACACCAGCATTCAAAGGCTAGCAACCTGACCTTCTACTTAATTCCGTTTACATAAAGGCCATCCATTTCATCTCTAACCTGAGATCTAGGTAAAGTATTCTGAGTATATTAAATCCAACAGCCTCAAACTAAATAACTCTGGCAGTAATCACACCAATTTGGAAAGACATGTCAGCTCGCAACTCTAGTCCAAGTACCTAAAGGCCATTAGGCTTAACTCAAAATCTCTAATTAAGCTCTTAATTAATCCCTGGGATAATTAAACTAACTAAGCAAATAAGTAATTACacaattagttaattaattaattgactgATTCATGAATATTGGATTAAAGCACATTAATACTCAATATATTGCATTTTCCCCAAGTAAGACATAAAACCAATTTTAaccagaattaaatataaaagaGAAAATTAAGGCCCGCTGCCTTACCCTAAAACTGTATTCCAAGTACTAACTGCagtaatacaaaataaaaaaaatttaaggcCAACAGCCTCACCAAGAAATTCTAGACTGAGTATTAAAAACATTAAAACATTCAAAGTTACTCTTAACTGACAAACTTAAAGCTCAAATAAGCAAACCCCAAGCCGGGGCAAGTCCAGGAGCCTTCGCCAATACCTAACGCAAACCCCTCCTTCTTAAAAACCTGCACGAgacatctatttaaaaaaaaaacaaaaaaaccctgtagAACTGTAATTAAGTGTAATTAAGAACTGTAAAAAAAAGTCCAACTGTAATTAAGTGTAATTAAGAACTGTAATTAACTGTAATTACTCTCCTCTTATGTTAGAATATAACAGGAAataatgtgttttatttatttatttatttatttattaatgttcACGGAAGGTGCTGTTTAAAACTTTAAGATTAACTGTTATCATGTGAATGAGCACGAAGACatttaacaaaaagaaaatcagtaGTTTTTCTCCTGTGGCTATAAATATATTTTAGATTTTACACAGTTACTTTACAATTCTACACAGCTCAGGCTCAGTAACTCAGAGTAATGCAAataatatgttaacaaaactccaATAAGAAATGAGTGCAAAACAAATACATtacatttcattaaaaaaaattacaaagctAGAGTTCAAAAtataattaaatataacattttcaTTGTGAGCATTTGTGCGCAAAGATTCTGTGCCAGAAATAAGTCACTGTTAAAGAAAACACTGCAACCTTGTCACTGCAACCTTGTCACAAGGAAATTAGTTAATTATTGATTTGTGTGTAAGATTAGCACTTTAAGGTTAGAAATTTACATTAAagttctcaatttactggtccatctactttctcactctcacctatggtcacgagctatgggtagtgaccgaaagaatgagatcgcgaaTACAAGCGgtggaaatgagttttctctgcagggtgtctGGGCTCTCCATTAGAGacggggtgagaagcttggtcattcgggagagactcggagtagaaccgctgctcctccacatcgaaaggagtcagttgaggtggttcgggcactttgttaggatgcccccggactcctcccaagggaggttttcaggGCATACCCCACCGGGAGGACTCCCCGGGGCAGacacaggacacgctggagagattacatctctcggctggcctgggaacgcttcGGTATTCCTCTGGAAGAGctcgtggaggtggccggggagagggaagtctgtgctgctctgcttaggctgctacccccacgacccggatccggataagcggtagaagatggatggatggaatttacaTGAATTGACACGCCCTGCTAGGACAGAGCAACGCTAACATGTGACATCTTGATTTAATACTACATTCAAATACCGTTGTGTGTTCACAGAAAAGCACTCATTGTTCTGGTAATCAGCACCTCTGAAGATGAAATTTTCTGATTGCTCATATATGCTTCTGTCATGTTGACCGCAGTGATGATTTGAGCTCAGTGCTCTTTGGTGGTTAGTGACCTGATCTGACATCAGTGCTCTTTGGTGGTTGGTGATCAGACCTGAGGTCAGTGCTGCATGGTGGTTGGTGATCTGACTTGAGGTCAGTGCTGCATGGTGGTTGGTGATCTGACCTGACGTCAGTGCTGCATGGTGGTTGGTGGTCTGACCTGAGGTCAGTGCTGCATGGTGGTTGGTGGTCTGACCTGAGGTCAGTGCTGCATGGTGGTTGGTGGTCTGACCTGAGGTCTGTCCTGCATGGTGGTTGGTGGTCTGACCTGAGGTCAGTGCTGCATGGTGGTTGGtggtctgacctgaggtcattgctGCATGGTGGTTGGTGGTCTGACCTGAGGTCAGTGCTGCATGGTGGTTGGtggtctgacctgaggtcattgctGCATGGTGGTTGGTGGTCTGACCTGAGGTCAGTGCTGCATGGTGGTTGGtggtctgacctgaggtcattgctGCATGGTGGTTGGTGGTCTGACCTGAGGTCAGTGCTGCATGGTGGTTGGTGGTCTGACCTGAGGTCAGTGCTGCATGGTAGTTGGTAATCTGATTTGACCTCAGTACTATTTGGTATTTGATCATGGATCTCAGCAGGTGGTTTTCTCTTTCCAGCTCGAAGCTTCTCTCAGTCAGATTTTTAATTTTCTCTCTCAGAGGTTCCACTTCCTCTCGCACTGCACTCAGCATGTGAGTCTTCACCAGATCCTGTAACACGATGCACAATGATAAAAAGAAATTGTAAAAATTATTCATATTACAAGTTACAAGCCTGGTTGTAAGTTATAGGATAATGAGTAAATATAATGAGTCACAAAAATTATTTTATAGTGTTTCAATCCTAATGGAAAACTCTGAACACTAAACCCTAAATTAAAAACCCAAATCTAAACCATAAACCTTGACCCTACTCTCCATTCATTAAACCCTTATTCCAAACCTCTAAACTCCAAACACTTCACTGGCATGGGGTACCAATGCTGGAAATATTGTGTAGTTCTGATTGACTGAAATTCCTGCTGCTCTGTTTCTGACCTGCTCGTATTTGCTTGTATTGAGTGCATGGTGAAACTCATTCTTGTTCCAGCTCCCATACCTGTTCTGTTCCAGTTGCTGTAATGCCCTAAAATACGGAATCCTCTCCTACCATGATTAttgtttttctatccacattcattggatatgagcaattgcgcgctctgattggctactctactactaggatatcagctcatataccgtgagtagagaaaaacaaaatggcagagcatgttgctgaaccaactgaggacgaaataaaaactttacttgaaaacaaaaccccaaaaattgtcatcaagtatttaaaagaaacagaaatagctaaaagaatatagaccccgtccacacgtagccgggtatctgctaaatcgaagatatttttctacgttttggcctgtcatccacatgaaaacacatcaaaaacgaacatttaaaaaaactccgggcaaagtgaagatttttgaaaactccatgtatgccttttcgtgtagacagagataaccggagttttgcgttttagaatgtcacaatctgcgccaaaaaaaatgacaacaaatctgccctgacgtcaaacgtgcgacctttgtttactgcagaagccagattaagtttatactccaaaattgtgtttagaagcaattctgtctccgagtctgtccagacgaacgagcttggcaccatgttttatgtttaggcggaagtgacgccaacagagggctattctgatgtgattagggggtaggatttggggaaataatgccatctacaggtttggaatgcttatgaatgtgattgaaaacgcagatgttcggttatgtgtggaagggattttttttcgaagacgaggtggtgtggataaaacatttttataaacggaggggggggaaaatgttcggttttaaaaatacctggctacgtgtgtacatggccatagttttttgttttttttatttgtttgttttgttttccccgATCGCGCCTGTTccccactccagcccagttggtggcggtaatgcacctctaAGTTGGTtcaccaactgccaaaaaaaaccctaaagaagaagaaaaagaagaagaccccaaaaaatacaaaaaagcaacaaaatatggaatgaaagtatctgatggtaagaacgtatttttttatttttcaagaattattattgtagtgtttttcacaaattgctatttcaccggtttgtttacgttctaagcagaaatgattttgtctgacattttgtataaagtttttatttattgaatttgtaaaaaatttaaaatgctctgtttctcaaaatcccagtgaatgtggatggaataaaacagttgttctactcaatctcatcatacatggattatagacaactcagtgctacgcgcctcatcggctatcagctcatgtacgactcgatttcgtggaataactgttaaataacaaTTAAACACCAACACtaagcatctatctatctatctatctatctatctatctatctatctatctatctatctatcatgttTCTCACCATTGCTTGTGCTATTTTGCTGTCAATCTCGATGAAGGTGCCACAGGACCTgaggggggagggaaaaaaaaacatgaaaaatctctctctctctcgcacacacactccCCTAAGGCTAAATAACTGGATCTGTGACACTGTGACAATTGTATGGTATTCTGATTACAGGTTTAAGTCTGTAGCCTTTAACTAGAACCTACATGTTAAGAAACTGAAGAAATGCAGCTGAGGATAAAATTAACTCAGTCTCAAAAGTCATGTATTCATTCgttagacacttttatccaagctCCCAGAGTCCACACTAACAttccagaagaagaagatggtCAAACAATAGCCtatatccagccatccattatctatgtCACTTATTCACTGCAGGGGAAGCTGACTTCAGGCGAGTGGCGGGGTAAATCCTGGGCAGGTtgtcaatctatcgcagggctaacacagagacaaacaacctttcatactcatattcacaccttcgggcaatttagattagccagttgacctaatctggagGTTTTttgattgtgggaggaaactggtgcACCTAGAGGAGACCCATGCAGGTACGAGGAGAACATGGCTTCAGCGAGCCACGAGGTTAGAACTTTCTTGATGTGAgattactacaccaccgtgccgcacttcATTCTTTGTCCGTTTAATACAGGGATCAGGTCAGATCCCTGTAATTTCATTACAATTGATATGAGCAACAACTTGAGCGAGAAGTAGAATCTTAGAAATACTGATGTGAATTTCAGAATTTCTTACTGTTTGGTTTGTCCAATATTTGCTTTAACGAGTGTGCACTTGAGCTGGCACACTCTTCTGTACAAACCTGTGGAGTCTCAAACTTGTGACT
Proteins encoded:
- the LOC132899344 gene encoding histidine-rich protein PFHRP-III-like, yielding MCLRMSSSPVHSPADSRSALNYKRSRSCGTFIEIDSKIAQAMDLVKTHMLSAVREEVEPLREKIKNLTERSFELERENHLLRSMIKYQIVLRSNQITNYHAALTSGQTTNHHAALTSGQTTNHHAAMTSGQTTNHHAALTSGQTTNHHAAMTSGQTTNHHAALTSGQTTNHHAAMTSGQTTNHHAALTSGQTTNHHAGQTSGQTTNHHAALTSGQTTNHHAALTSGQTTNHHAALTSGQITNHHAALTSSQITNHHAALTSGLITNHQRALMSDQVTNHQRALSSNHHCGQHDRSIYEQSENFIFRGADYQNNECFSVNTQRYLNVVLNQDVTC